Proteins from one Streptosporangium becharense genomic window:
- a CDS encoding class I SAM-dependent methyltransferase yields the protein MVEHDALSATREAYDAAASTYAQLFRGELRDRPLDRAILGAFAEVVSASGNGQVADLGCGPGHITAYLNELGLAVVGVDASPAMIELARHAYPDLRFDVGSMAAVNIADGVLGGVLSRWSIIHTPPQELPVILAEFHRVLAPGGHLLIGFSASDDPSHPTQVFDHTVALAYRWWPGHLAAMLRKSGLVEVARMVREPQPTDRRQFQEVQLLARKTWAEAV from the coding sequence ATGGTCGAACACGATGCCCTCAGTGCCACCCGCGAGGCCTACGACGCTGCTGCCTCCACCTATGCGCAGCTGTTCCGCGGCGAGCTGCGTGACAGGCCCCTGGACCGCGCGATCTTGGGTGCCTTCGCCGAGGTCGTAAGTGCGAGTGGGAACGGCCAGGTCGCGGACCTGGGGTGTGGGCCTGGCCATATCACCGCTTATCTGAACGAGCTGGGGCTGGCAGTGGTCGGTGTTGACGCCTCTCCTGCGATGATCGAGTTGGCCCGACATGCCTATCCGGACCTGCGGTTCGACGTGGGCTCGATGGCTGCGGTGAACATCGCTGACGGTGTGCTGGGCGGCGTACTCTCACGCTGGTCCATCATCCACACTCCGCCGCAGGAACTCCCCGTCATCTTGGCGGAGTTCCATCGCGTGCTGGCACCTGGCGGCCACCTCCTGATCGGCTTCTCGGCCAGCGATGATCCGTCTCACCCGACACAAGTCTTCGATCACACAGTCGCGCTGGCCTATCGGTGGTGGCCTGGTCACCTCGCCGCGATGCTGCGCAAGTCCGGGTTGGTCGAGGTGGCCCGGATGGTTCGCGAGCCCCAGCCCACCGACCGGCGGCAGTTCCAGGAGGTTCAACTGCTCGCCCGTAAAACCTGGGCAGAGGCTGTCTGA
- a CDS encoding response regulator, whose product MSEALWGKLIDMVPAVLWVVFAFVVYLGLRKPLREALPRMTRIGALGVVEVEFTEVERLLTKAVESSDQEETGPLVSRADRQAVIRRLDHAAVYLKGGRILWVDDLPEGNSYLTALFRQLGMVVDEVTSTDEALACLDRSAYDLVISDIHREMDGQAGIKMLHAFRARGINLPVVIHAARFDPTLGVDPMIFGGTNRVDDVVHYVIDVMERVRLGDG is encoded by the coding sequence GTGTCCGAAGCGTTGTGGGGCAAGCTGATCGACATGGTTCCAGCGGTGCTTTGGGTGGTTTTTGCATTCGTGGTGTACTTGGGCTTACGGAAACCACTCAGGGAAGCCCTACCGCGAATGACGAGGATCGGGGCGTTAGGTGTTGTCGAGGTCGAGTTCACAGAGGTTGAGCGGCTGCTGACCAAGGCCGTCGAAAGCAGCGATCAGGAGGAGACAGGGCCGCTGGTCAGTCGTGCAGATCGTCAGGCGGTTATCCGAAGGCTGGACCACGCGGCTGTGTACCTCAAGGGTGGCCGGATACTTTGGGTGGATGATCTCCCAGAGGGTAATTCATACCTGACTGCACTGTTCAGGCAGCTGGGCATGGTGGTAGACGAGGTCACTTCAACGGATGAGGCTCTGGCATGCCTTGATCGAAGTGCGTACGACCTCGTGATCAGTGACATCCACAGAGAGATGGACGGTCAGGCTGGGATCAAGATGCTCCATGCCTTCCGTGCGAGAGGTATCAACTTGCCGGTCGTGATCCATGCGGCGCGGTTTGATCCCACGTTGGGCGTCGATCCCATGATCTTCGGCGGTACGAATCGTGTTGATGACGTCGTGCACTACGTGATCGATGTTATGGAACGGGTACGACTAGGAGATGGCTGA
- a CDS encoding PadR family transcriptional regulator, protein MPGIERVTQPTLDVLEVLLRAHWDKVQLHGWAIMKETQRAGPTVYKVLDRLEDAGWIAGEWEELTPDQPGPRRRFYRLTSEGASAAQALLTQRRPAALQPQPVLGFSPFGWLNALRTGGVS, encoded by the coding sequence ATGCCAGGCATCGAACGCGTCACCCAGCCCACGCTGGATGTGCTTGAAGTGCTCCTGCGCGCTCACTGGGACAAGGTTCAGCTTCATGGCTGGGCCATCATGAAGGAGACCCAGCGCGCAGGCCCTACCGTCTACAAGGTCCTCGACCGACTCGAAGACGCCGGATGGATCGCCGGAGAGTGGGAAGAACTCACCCCCGACCAGCCCGGCCCTCGTCGCCGCTTCTACCGGCTTACTAGCGAGGGAGCCTCGGCCGCTCAGGCCCTCCTCACCCAGCGCCGTCCCGCCGCGCTTCAGCCACAGCCAGTCCTCGGCTTCTCCCCGTTCGGTTGGCTAAACGCGTTACGAACCGGCGGCGTTTCGTGA
- a CDS encoding creatininase family protein encodes MTPLLPTATTTEERQRNAQVAILPVGSFEQHGDYLPLSTDTIVATLIARQIADAYPVLLLPPVTISCSHEHSAWPGTVSISARTLHAIVTDVYDSVTRSGPAALVVVNGHGGNYVLSNVVQEGNAEGRRMALFPSREDWNEARAAAQLTSSMHEDMHAGELETSLLLHACPEVIRPGYHSADWIADDRRHLLTKGMQAYTDSGVIGRPSLATAEKGEVLLDSLTKSFADVLDLFAKS; translated from the coding sequence GTGACCCCCTTGCTGCCCACCGCGACCACCACCGAGGAGCGACAGCGCAACGCCCAGGTCGCGATCCTGCCCGTCGGCAGCTTCGAACAGCACGGTGACTACCTGCCTCTCAGCACCGACACCATCGTTGCGACCCTGATAGCCCGCCAGATCGCCGACGCCTACCCCGTCCTGCTGCTCCCGCCGGTGACGATCTCCTGCTCGCACGAGCACAGCGCCTGGCCGGGAACCGTCAGCATCTCCGCACGGACCCTGCACGCGATCGTCACCGACGTCTACGACTCCGTCACCCGCTCCGGCCCTGCGGCCCTGGTCGTCGTCAACGGCCACGGCGGCAACTACGTCTTGAGCAACGTCGTCCAGGAGGGCAACGCCGAAGGCCGCCGCATGGCCCTGTTCCCCTCGCGCGAGGACTGGAACGAAGCCCGAGCCGCCGCACAGCTCACCAGTTCCATGCACGAGGACATGCACGCCGGAGAACTGGAGACCTCCCTCCTACTCCACGCCTGCCCCGAAGTGATCCGTCCCGGCTACCACTCCGCCGACTGGATCGCCGACGACCGTCGCCACCTGCTGACCAAGGGCATGCAGGCTTACACCGACAGCGGAGTCATCGGCCGCCCATCTCTGGCCACTGCCGAAAAAGGCGAAGTGCTGCTCGACAGTCTGACCAAGAGCTTCGCTGACGTGCTGGATCTCTTCGCGAAGTCCTGA